The Anaerolineae bacterium sequence CGGTTCCTTCGGGCGGCGCGAGCGGAGCCGCTTCCAGAGCCGCCGGCCGAGCTCGTACAGCGCGTCCAGGCGCTGTATGATCGGCGGCCAGCACGCGCCCATAACCTGATATCCCGTTTGACCGTCGGAACGCGGGCCTGGGCGGCGCTGGCGGCGGTGATGGTGCTGGTCATCTCGGCGGTCGTGTGGGTGAATGCGCTGGGGAAAGAGGGCTCGGCGGTCGTGGCGCCGGCAGTGGCCGAAGGCGCAGTGGCATTGGTGGAGGTGAAAAGCCAGGAATCCATGCCGTGGCGGGCGCTTCCGCCGGCGGAAACCCTGCCGGCCGGCAGTCGCCTGCGCGTCGCTCAGGGGAGCGCCCAGGTCTCCCTCTTCGATGGTAGCTTCATCAAGGTGGACGCCGGCGCGGAGCTGAAGCTGGCCCATCTCCAGCGCCGGCCGCTTCTGCCGGCGGGGCGGCAGGTGGTGATTGAGCAGGACGCCGGCAGTGCCGAGTATGTCGTCCAGCCGGCCGCCGCTCCTTGGGCGGAGTTCCAGGTGCGCGTCCCAGCCGGCAGTATCATCGTGCGCGGGACCCGCTTCCGGGTGGAGGTGCAGGATCAGGAACGGGTACGGGTGCAGGTGATGGAAGGCGTGGTGCAAGTCGTGGGGGATGTGGATGGGGCAGAGGTATATGCCGGGGGTGAGGCTGTGCTGATGCGCGGCGCGCCGGTGAGGGTAATGCCGGCGCGGGATACCTCGGCAGCGGAAGAGGACGGGCATGAGCCATCTGTCCAGCCAACAGCTCCGCCGGCGGTGGCACCATCGCGTCCCGGAGAGGCCCAGGGGCCCAGACGTACCCCGGAAATTCGCCCAACGCCATCCCCCAGCGTCACTCCTAGCGCCGTGCCCACGCGGACCCGCCGGCGGCCGGAAGGACCGTTCCCGACGCCCACAGGCGGTGAACCGCCGACCGCATCGTGGACCAGACAGCCGTACCCGACCGGCACCCCTGTACCGGGGCCGACGGTGATG is a genomic window containing:
- a CDS encoding FecR domain-containing protein, with translation MSAHPVTLELLADWLEGRLTPEARQQVERHVAGCARCSAELAWLRRFLRAARAEPLPEPPAELVQRVQALYDRRPARAHNLISRLTVGTRAWAALAAVMVLVISAVVWVNALGKEGSAVVAPAVAEGAVALVEVKSQESMPWRALPPAETLPAGSRLRVAQGSAQVSLFDGSFIKVDAGAELKLAHLQRRPLLPAGRQVVIEQDAGSAEYVVQPAAAPWAEFQVRVPAGSIIVRGTRFRVEVQDQERVRVQVMEGVVQVVGDVDGAEVYAGGEAVLMRGAPVRVMPARDTSAAEEDGHEPSVQPTAPPAVAPSRPGEAQGPRRTPEIRPTPSPSVTPSAVPTRTRRRPEGPFPTPTGGEPPTASWTRQPYPTGTPVPGPTVMPWPTRPTREPWTPTPAISPWPTRIPGPTLEPTMTPWPTPTRRHGPGPQPTPGWTPISPWPTSTAEPPARPTPAWTPGPWSTPEPTVEIQLVPGTRAPRR